In the genome of Phycisphaerales bacterium, one region contains:
- a CDS encoding response regulator transcription factor, giving the protein MSLIDPDRATRQSLTKLFRTVGLNSHDFATPRDFLAAGKSPPRGCLLIEMRLPEMTGIEFLRHWRTQPAATPVIVHTSAPDVPTVLAAMRAGAFDFFGKPAPEQEVLERIYAACEHDRNTSQRAAQLQILSARHATLAARERAVMECVVSGLPNKTTAVRLGLTRKAVEAYRARAMRKMGAETLPELVRMSVMLEANDNPLAAIQAAATGGRRTAPGAAPDASDCHVA; this is encoded by the coding sequence GTGTCATTGATAGACCCGGATCGCGCCACGCGTCAATCCCTGACGAAGCTTTTCCGCACGGTGGGATTGAACAGTCACGACTTTGCTACGCCGCGTGATTTCCTGGCCGCCGGCAAATCACCCCCACGCGGCTGCCTTCTGATCGAAATGCGCTTACCGGAGATGACCGGGATCGAGTTCTTGCGCCATTGGCGGACCCAACCGGCGGCAACACCCGTAATCGTGCATACTTCAGCCCCGGATGTCCCGACCGTACTGGCCGCGATGCGTGCGGGGGCCTTCGATTTTTTCGGGAAACCGGCGCCTGAGCAGGAGGTCCTGGAACGGATCTACGCGGCGTGCGAGCACGATCGAAATACGTCACAACGCGCCGCCCAACTGCAGATTCTCTCCGCACGTCATGCCACACTGGCAGCACGCGAGCGCGCTGTCATGGAGTGTGTCGTGAGCGGCCTGCCGAACAAGACCACGGCGGTCCGCCTGGGACTGACGCGGAAAGCGGTTGAGGCCTATCGTGCCCGCGCCATGCGTAAGATGGGGGCCGAAACCTTGCCGGAACTGGTGCGAATGAGCGTAATGCTAGAGGCCAATGACAACCCGCTCGCGGCAATTCAGGCCGCCGCTACCGGTGGCCGCCGCACAGCGCCCGGCGCAGCGCCGGACGCGAGCGATTGCCACGTGGCGTAG
- a CDS encoding family 10 glycosylhydrolase: MPLPPQTRAVWVARFHYDDAASIERVLDNCVAAGFNTVYWQVRGDASVAYPSRLEPWTREYRRDDPGFDPFAVAVAGAHTRGLRIEAWVNTLTGWAGQVPPPENLEPPHLYWARPSWFLRDATGAPQALNSHYVGLNPCLPAVRNHIAALVREIVTRYDVDGIHLDYVRYVWDDQPGALTRYPQDPLTLALYAHETGRRPTDSRIAWDAWRANQITRLVAAVRDVMDEVRPGATLTAAVWRHPDVAYREYLQNAAHWVRSGLVDAIAPMMYTRTTPPLAIYIASYAAAAPGQRVIPGLGVYMLETAAGLREQMQLASDTGRDFAWFSYESIFDLRAARTSTTPGERQAAELRAMRRSVLAEFMPVP, translated from the coding sequence ATGCCTCTGCCGCCCCAGACGCGCGCCGTGTGGGTCGCGCGCTTTCACTACGACGATGCGGCGTCGATCGAGCGTGTGCTCGACAACTGTGTCGCGGCCGGCTTTAACACGGTTTACTGGCAGGTACGGGGCGATGCCTCCGTCGCATATCCGTCACGGCTCGAACCCTGGACACGCGAGTACCGCCGTGATGATCCGGGATTTGACCCGTTTGCGGTCGCCGTGGCGGGTGCCCACACCCGCGGCCTGCGCATCGAGGCGTGGGTGAATACCTTGACCGGTTGGGCGGGTCAGGTCCCGCCACCGGAGAACCTCGAGCCACCGCACCTTTACTGGGCGCGGCCAAGTTGGTTCCTGCGCGACGCCACCGGTGCACCCCAGGCCCTGAACTCCCACTACGTGGGGCTCAACCCCTGCCTACCGGCGGTTCGCAATCACATCGCCGCACTTGTTCGCGAGATCGTGACCCGCTACGACGTGGACGGTATCCACCTCGACTACGTGCGCTACGTCTGGGATGACCAGCCCGGAGCGCTGACACGCTATCCGCAGGATCCGCTTACACTGGCACTTTACGCCCACGAAACCGGGCGCCGCCCCACGGACAGCCGAATCGCCTGGGACGCTTGGCGCGCGAACCAGATCACACGCTTGGTTGCGGCTGTGCGGGACGTGATGGACGAGGTGCGCCCCGGCGCCACGTTGACTGCCGCGGTGTGGCGGCATCCAGACGTGGCCTATCGCGAGTATTTGCAGAACGCTGCCCACTGGGTTCGCAGTGGACTCGTCGATGCCATTGCCCCGATGATGTACACCCGCACCACGCCACCGCTTGCAATTTATATCGCGAGCTATGCAGCCGCAGCACCCGGTCAGCGTGTCATCCCCGGCCTGGGGGTCTACATGCTCGAAACCGCGGCCGGGTTGCGTGAGCAGATGCAGCTTGCGAGCGACACCGGCCGCGACTTTGCATGGTTCTCTTACGAATCGATCTTTGACCTGCGGGCTGCGCGCACATCGACCACCCCCGGGGAGCGACAGGCGGCAGAGTTACGGGCCATGCGGCGCAGTGTACTGGCGGAGTTCATGCCGGTGCCGTAG
- a CDS encoding BatA domain-containing protein, translating to MIQFAYPMLLWGLLALTLPPIVHLLLRPQPRPLRFPALALMRTALTSGQRAHRVRNLLLLFTRAALLATAVLLLAGPNCRTAGTDTLDGRSGPQLLIIDDAVRMRARPEYSSDRTFLDEARAQVMESLVQLGSGPPSRSLAVLYSGDQVGAVLTRAIDVLTAELRAPHPLPPHARPLTGALRAAARLALSEPDGVAELLILTDGGRGAWREVEPALLASLRKVRVRVVIPATPLPGNIGVVRAEAATRRHASSTQVPVLASVRGSGAATTARLVLHFGGAAVDRSPPVEVPPGSVATVTLLAPPAGTGPHGLVVAAEPEDGQPFDQQYFVALERARTPEVWIVPPSGANDTHPATAILKNMLAPETLPEGRQRVRAEVLTLPEVSARLFAVTGESGAAARGNQDYSEVEIPTLLVLFAGQEWDPTITEGLIALVQRGASLWLVPAEADGEWPGLRSLVAEEQPQPELLSPATGWYWDPRVPLPLSPEEQGMFQWVRAHRRLRITGPVPETRIAATFRDGLPAVLYRSLGAGRITLLATGVDPEWSDLGTLAAPLLLWLHREVESLVGPPTATAAFLAHAVARDVFTALPTTGLVRVTRLDQSGESVAWIRLEHGVPQSNWPTDAAGLYGVSMTSRAAPDVVYAVNWPTDEFDSSPITVAELRTLLGHEDVEIVTVTEGFVHDVVGRQSGRGSPDLAMLLATALFGLFLLEMLTARTRTRVERAPNTERP from the coding sequence ATGATCCAATTTGCCTACCCCATGCTGCTTTGGGGGCTGCTCGCCCTGACGTTGCCGCCGATCGTGCATCTGCTGCTGCGGCCGCAGCCGCGCCCGCTGAGGTTCCCCGCGCTGGCACTGATGCGCACGGCGCTCACCAGCGGTCAACGCGCACATCGGGTACGCAACCTGTTGCTGTTGTTTACCCGTGCCGCACTGCTGGCGACGGCGGTACTGCTGCTCGCCGGCCCTAATTGTCGCACGGCGGGAACGGACACCCTTGATGGAAGGTCAGGTCCCCAGTTACTGATCATCGACGATGCCGTGCGCATGCGGGCCCGCCCAGAGTACTCCTCAGATCGGACGTTTCTCGATGAGGCCCGCGCCCAAGTCATGGAATCCCTGGTTCAACTCGGCTCCGGGCCACCCTCGCGGAGCTTGGCCGTGCTCTACAGCGGCGATCAGGTCGGCGCTGTGCTCACCCGCGCGATCGATGTCCTTACCGCCGAGCTGCGCGCCCCCCATCCCCTGCCACCGCATGCGCGACCCCTCACGGGGGCCTTGCGAGCGGCGGCGCGGCTGGCACTGTCCGAACCCGATGGGGTGGCAGAGCTACTGATTCTCACAGACGGGGGGCGCGGGGCCTGGCGTGAAGTCGAGCCGGCGTTACTCGCCTCTTTGCGGAAGGTGCGGGTGAGGGTCGTGATTCCTGCTACCCCTTTGCCGGGGAACATCGGTGTCGTCCGTGCGGAAGCGGCAACACGACGGCATGCCAGCTCGACACAGGTACCGGTGCTGGCGAGTGTCAGGGGCAGCGGCGCAGCCACGACCGCACGCCTGGTCTTACACTTTGGCGGTGCGGCGGTAGACCGCAGCCCACCTGTTGAGGTCCCGCCAGGTTCGGTCGCCACCGTCACGTTGCTGGCGCCACCTGCCGGCACCGGCCCACACGGGCTGGTTGTGGCGGCAGAGCCCGAGGACGGACAACCATTCGATCAGCAGTACTTTGTGGCCCTTGAGCGTGCCCGGACGCCTGAAGTTTGGATTGTCCCCCCGTCAGGAGCGAACGATACCCATCCCGCAACCGCAATTTTGAAGAACATGCTCGCACCAGAGACACTTCCGGAAGGACGGCAGCGCGTCCGGGCTGAAGTACTCACGTTACCCGAAGTCTCGGCGCGACTCTTCGCCGTCACGGGAGAGTCAGGAGCCGCTGCGCGCGGCAATCAGGACTACAGCGAGGTAGAGATACCAACGCTGCTCGTACTCTTTGCCGGCCAGGAGTGGGATCCCACTATAACGGAGGGTCTCATCGCTCTGGTGCAGCGTGGTGCCTCCCTCTGGCTGGTACCCGCCGAGGCAGACGGGGAGTGGCCGGGGTTGCGCAGCTTGGTCGCAGAGGAACAACCCCAGCCCGAGCTCCTCTCGCCGGCCACCGGCTGGTATTGGGACCCACGTGTGCCGTTGCCGCTCTCACCGGAAGAACAGGGCATGTTTCAGTGGGTCCGAGCCCACCGGCGTTTGCGCATCACGGGGCCCGTTCCCGAGACCCGGATCGCCGCGACATTTCGGGATGGATTGCCGGCGGTGCTGTACCGGTCCCTCGGAGCCGGTCGCATTACACTCCTGGCGACCGGGGTAGACCCCGAGTGGAGTGATCTCGGTACCCTGGCTGCACCGTTGTTGCTGTGGTTGCACCGAGAGGTGGAGTCGTTGGTGGGCCCCCCAACCGCGACAGCCGCCTTCCTGGCACACGCAGTGGCGCGCGACGTGTTCACGGCCCTGCCTACCACGGGCCTGGTCCGTGTCACTCGCCTGGACCAGTCGGGTGAGTCTGTCGCCTGGATCCGGTTGGAGCATGGTGTTCCACAATCAAATTGGCCGACGGATGCTGCCGGCCTCTACGGCGTGAGCATGACGAGCAGAGCCGCGCCCGATGTGGTCTATGCAGTGAACTGGCCTACCGACGAGTTCGATTCGTCACCGATCACCGTGGCAGAGCTTCGTACCCTGCTCGGCCATGAGGATGTGGAAATCGTTACGGTCACAGAAGGATTCGTGCATGACGTTGTGGGCCGGCAATCCGGCCGGGGCTCACCCGATTTGGCCATGCTCCTCGCCACTGCCCTGTTCGGCCTGTTCCTGCTGGAGATGCTCACGGCACGTACACGGACCCGTGTGGAGCGGGCCCCCAACACGGAGCGCCCATAG
- a CDS encoding alpha/beta hydrolase, which produces MDVGWAVRLRIATALLFRPAAPFEIPLSDPALFTANPAAQEFIAADTDKLTHATARFFFHSLQLDRAVQSAPRRALAPEVTLYLAEYDRIIRNEPTVAWVQRVAAHAARVHLFPGTSHTLEFEPEPAAFLDAVGGWADRFGAPGGCA; this is translated from the coding sequence GTGGATGTCGGCTGGGCAGTACGCCTGCGAATTGCCACGGCGCTGTTGTTTCGCCCTGCGGCGCCCTTCGAGATCCCCCTCTCAGATCCGGCGCTCTTCACCGCGAACCCGGCTGCTCAGGAGTTCATCGCCGCGGACACCGACAAGTTGACCCACGCCACAGCGCGTTTTTTCTTTCACTCCCTGCAGTTGGATCGCGCGGTGCAGTCCGCGCCGCGCCGTGCGTTGGCGCCCGAGGTCACACTATACCTCGCCGAGTACGACCGCATCATCCGCAACGAGCCCACGGTTGCGTGGGTGCAACGGGTTGCAGCCCACGCCGCACGCGTCCATCTGTTTCCCGGTACCAGTCACACGTTGGAGTTCGAGCCGGAACCGGCGGCATTCCTGGATGCGGTGGGGGGCTGGGCAGATCGCTTCGGCGCCCCGGGCGGGTGCGCATGA
- the dprA gene encoding DNA-protecting protein DprA — protein sequence MSVISAAARTHLRWALIDGIGPLTFGRLLIQFGDAERAGAATASELQLVPGIGPGKAENILRARDNAVVEQELEAAEQHGVRIVCRADADYPPGLRQIPDAPIVLFVKGELRPTDAIAVAIVGSRRCTLYGSEQARRFGELLAGAGFTVVSGLARGIDAFAHHGAVDAGGRSVAVMGRGLDAIYPPENAALAAKLLDHGAWISELPIAASVRAENFPGRNRIIAGMTLGTIVIEAGHRSGALITARFASEYNREVFAVPGRVQDPMSMGTNALIRDSGAKLVTCLEDVLAELGDVGVHMRPVLDLPESTYSAARAARSGRSTDITPSRMDEKTTGTDAPAGAARKSPPGSGPSVPLSVAEQRVFDVLGFDPLLQDAVIRLAELPAGEVLAALTTLELKGRVKRLPGNVVVRHGVA from the coding sequence ATGAGCGTCATATCCGCGGCGGCCCGCACACACCTGCGCTGGGCGTTGATCGACGGCATCGGACCGTTGACCTTCGGCCGCCTGCTCATCCAGTTCGGCGACGCCGAGCGCGCCGGTGCGGCTACGGCTTCCGAACTCCAATTGGTACCAGGTATTGGCCCGGGTAAAGCGGAAAACATTCTCCGGGCCCGGGACAACGCCGTGGTCGAACAGGAACTGGAGGCGGCCGAGCAACACGGCGTGCGGATCGTGTGTCGGGCGGATGCGGACTACCCACCCGGGCTGCGGCAGATCCCCGATGCCCCCATCGTACTCTTCGTGAAGGGCGAGTTACGGCCGACGGATGCCATCGCGGTAGCAATTGTCGGCAGTCGCCGCTGTACCCTCTATGGCAGCGAGCAGGCGCGCCGGTTCGGGGAGTTGCTTGCCGGTGCGGGCTTTACCGTCGTGAGCGGCCTCGCCCGGGGGATTGATGCATTTGCCCACCACGGGGCTGTGGATGCGGGCGGCCGTTCCGTGGCGGTCATGGGCCGCGGCCTGGATGCGATTTATCCGCCTGAGAATGCGGCACTGGCCGCGAAACTGCTCGACCACGGCGCCTGGATCAGTGAACTGCCCATCGCGGCTTCCGTACGGGCGGAGAACTTCCCCGGCCGTAACCGGATCATCGCCGGGATGACGCTCGGAACCATCGTCATCGAGGCCGGGCACCGCAGCGGCGCCCTGATTACGGCGCGCTTCGCGAGCGAATACAACCGCGAAGTCTTCGCCGTACCGGGGCGGGTACAGGATCCCATGTCGATGGGAACCAATGCACTGATCCGCGACAGCGGCGCGAAGCTGGTGACCTGCCTCGAAGATGTGCTCGCGGAGCTTGGTGACGTCGGCGTGCATATGCGGCCGGTGCTGGATCTGCCCGAGTCCACTTATTCCGCCGCGCGGGCCGCCCGATCGGGGCGGTCGACCGACATCACGCCGTCACGGATGGACGAGAAGACCACCGGAACGGATGCACCCGCAGGTGCGGCGCGGAAGTCGCCACCTGGTTCCGGTCCGTCCGTGCCACTTTCGGTGGCGGAACAGCGTGTCTTCGACGTCCTCGGGTTCGATCCGCTCTTGCAGGACGCGGTGATCCGGCTGGCCGAGTTGCCAGCGGGCGAAGTCCTGGCAGCACTGACGACGCTTGAGTTGAAAGGGCGTGTGAAGAGACTGCCGGGCAACGTGGTTGTACGCCACGGCGTGGCGTAG